The following proteins come from a genomic window of Desulfonatronum thioautotrophicum:
- a CDS encoding sigma-54-dependent transcriptional regulator — MDQFNILIVDDEQDMLDGLRRILPYELENTQITVTPSPLEALRLAAETSFDLVLMDVRMPEMSGMELLEQLKAVDPKVTVIMMTAFGNIETAVQSIKMGAYDFITKPFDIPDLVRLIRKALERSVLIRENLSLRQRISEKTMLEEFVGQSPPMRQLYETIRSVAGTDYPVLIRGESGTGKELAAKAIHALSRRGEKTLVSVNCPAIPEHLLESELFGHKKGAFTGALKDHQGLFVEANGSSLHLDEIADIPVSVQTKLLRALQEQEIRPLGGSGNKKVDVRIVSTTNQDLEHKIRDKSFREDLFYRLNVVSVRTPPLREITDDIPLLVHHLNRLAAVELNIAPKVVSSDLLEILTHREWPGNVRELKNFVRRLIIFCPGEELNLSVLKMVDGRHPARPAAENATGGDEVESYAEAKARAVDAFTGEYVRDLLSKSGGNVSQAAKMADMSRVALQKIIRKMNISPVEYRAGS, encoded by the coding sequence ATGGATCAATTCAACATCCTCATCGTCGACGATGAGCAGGACATGCTTGATGGCTTGCGGCGCATCCTGCCCTATGAGCTGGAGAACACGCAGATCACGGTGACTCCCAGTCCCTTGGAGGCGTTACGCCTCGCCGCTGAGACCTCCTTTGACCTGGTTCTCATGGATGTCCGGATGCCCGAAATGAGCGGTATGGAGTTGCTGGAACAGCTTAAAGCGGTGGATCCCAAGGTCACGGTGATCATGATGACGGCCTTCGGAAACATCGAAACAGCGGTGCAATCCATCAAAATGGGGGCGTACGACTTCATCACCAAGCCCTTCGACATCCCGGATCTGGTGCGGCTGATCAGAAAAGCCCTGGAACGAAGCGTTTTGATCCGGGAGAATCTGAGTCTGCGCCAAAGGATATCCGAAAAGACCATGCTGGAGGAGTTCGTGGGACAAAGCCCGCCCATGCGCCAACTCTACGAGACCATCCGTTCCGTGGCAGGGACCGACTATCCCGTATTAATCCGGGGCGAGTCCGGCACGGGCAAGGAACTGGCGGCCAAGGCCATCCACGCCTTGAGCCGACGCGGCGAAAAGACCCTGGTCTCCGTGAACTGTCCAGCCATCCCGGAGCACCTTCTGGAAAGTGAACTGTTCGGGCATAAAAAGGGCGCCTTCACCGGCGCACTGAAGGACCACCAAGGGCTTTTCGTCGAGGCCAACGGTTCCAGCCTGCACCTGGACGAAATCGCGGACATCCCGGTCTCGGTGCAGACCAAGCTCCTGCGCGCCCTGCAGGAACAGGAAATCCGTCCCCTGGGCGGCAGTGGAAACAAAAAGGTGGACGTCCGGATCGTCTCCACCACAAACCAGGATCTGGAGCACAAAATCCGGGACAAAAGCTTCCGGGAAGACCTGTTTTACCGTCTGAACGTGGTCAGCGTCCGCACTCCGCCCCTCAGGGAGATCACCGACGACATCCCGCTGCTCGTTCATCACCTCAACCGTCTGGCCGCCGTGGAGCTGAACATCGCCCCCAAAGTCGTGTCCTCGGACCTCCTGGAAATTCTGACGCACCGGGAATGGCCGGGAAATGTCCGGGAATTGAAAAACTTCGTGCGCAGACTGATCATTTTCTGCCCCGGAGAGGAGCTGAATCTGTCCGTGCTGAAAATGGTCGACGGCCGACACCCCGCGCGTCCCGCGGCGGAAAACGCGACGGGAGGCGACGAGGTCGAATCCTACGCCGAGGCCAAAGCCAGGGCGGTGGATGCCTTTACCGGGGAATACGTGCGCGACCTCCTCTCCAAAAGCGGAGGCAACGTCTCCCAGGCCGCCAAAATGGCCGACATGAGCCGAGTGGCCCTTCAAAAGATCATTCGCAAAATGAACATCAGTCCGGTGGAGTATCGGGCGGGATCGTGA
- a CDS encoding YeiH family protein, with protein MAENQTENVVTETKIPMTTQMYTTEDWWAIWLGGLILIAALFASLAANPNVDSMYEYKAIMEREQEMAGFRTIAYTEAEASFNAVRARNQDGLLKTFHGWLATPARWSSNPLDSLYRSEAAAAEIRAANAQRLERATERLNEARAAAQAAEDLAREANFQNTQLNQEARALLGEWRSARSSHASARSAANTQPFNRIPTLLGLMVVTALLFAIGGKFMNMNLKEYFIGFPIIFGLAVLSYVIANQETVRAYGFSYVLWGIVLGMLISNTVGTPKFLKTAAQTEYFIKTGLVLLGASILVNLILMVGLPGIFVTWVVTPIVLIGTYWFGQNVIKVESKQLNITVSSDMSVSGVSAAIAAAAASRAKKEELTLAIGMSMIFVVVMIFALPAFANWVGMHPVWAGAWLGGTVDNTGSVVAAGELIGPEAMYVAATIKMIQNVMIGVMAFGVAAYWCLKVEPERACAAGAAPMKFTAAGALSEIWYRFPKFILGFIGASIIMTLLAEARGEEWAYAMINNGVLAWANGLRGWFFAIAFVSIGLSISYRELKEPLKGGKALILYVCGQSFNLMLTAFVAYIMFMVLFRDVTDRLMGMGL; from the coding sequence ATGGCGGAAAATCAAACGGAAAATGTGGTTACCGAAACCAAAATCCCCATGACAACTCAGATGTACACCACCGAAGACTGGTGGGCCATCTGGCTGGGCGGCTTGATTCTCATCGCGGCACTGTTCGCCAGCTTGGCCGCGAATCCTAATGTGGACAGCATGTACGAATACAAGGCGATAATGGAACGGGAGCAGGAAATGGCCGGGTTCCGAACCATCGCCTACACCGAGGCGGAGGCCAGCTTCAACGCAGTCCGGGCTCGCAACCAGGATGGTCTACTGAAAACTTTTCATGGCTGGCTGGCAACGCCTGCCCGCTGGTCCAGCAATCCGTTGGACTCTCTGTATCGTAGCGAAGCGGCCGCAGCGGAAATCCGTGCGGCCAACGCTCAGCGGCTGGAGCGGGCCACAGAGCGCCTAAATGAGGCTCGGGCAGCAGCCCAGGCCGCGGAGGATCTGGCCCGAGAGGCGAACTTCCAGAACACCCAACTCAACCAGGAAGCCCGCGCCCTTCTGGGTGAATGGCGTTCAGCCCGGAGCAGCCACGCCAGCGCCCGTAGCGCGGCGAACACCCAGCCCTTCAACCGGATTCCCACCCTGTTGGGGCTGATGGTGGTCACGGCTCTGCTCTTCGCCATTGGCGGTAAATTCATGAATATGAACCTCAAGGAATACTTCATTGGTTTTCCCATTATTTTCGGGTTGGCCGTCCTGTCCTACGTCATTGCCAACCAGGAGACCGTCCGGGCCTATGGATTCTCCTACGTCTTGTGGGGCATCGTCCTGGGGATGCTCATCTCGAACACGGTCGGGACACCGAAATTCCTGAAAACAGCGGCCCAGACCGAGTATTTCATCAAGACCGGTCTGGTTCTTTTGGGCGCCAGTATCCTGGTCAACCTGATCCTGATGGTCGGCCTGCCCGGCATCTTCGTCACCTGGGTGGTCACCCCCATCGTGCTTATCGGAACCTACTGGTTCGGCCAGAACGTGATCAAGGTGGAATCCAAGCAGTTGAATATCACGGTTTCCTCGGACATGAGCGTTTCCGGCGTGTCCGCGGCCATCGCCGCCGCCGCCGCCTCCCGGGCCAAGAAGGAAGAATTGACCCTGGCCATCGGCATGTCCATGATCTTCGTGGTGGTCATGATTTTCGCCCTGCCGGCATTTGCCAACTGGGTGGGCATGCATCCGGTCTGGGCCGGTGCCTGGCTTGGCGGCACGGTTGACAACACCGGCTCCGTGGTTGCCGCCGGCGAGTTGATTGGTCCGGAGGCCATGTACGTGGCTGCGACCATCAAGATGATCCAGAACGTGATGATCGGCGTGATGGCCTTTGGCGTGGCCGCCTACTGGTGCCTGAAGGTCGAGCCAGAGCGAGCCTGCGCCGCCGGAGCCGCTCCCATGAAGTTCACCGCTGCCGGCGCTTTGTCTGAAATCTGGTACCGCTTCCCAAAGTTTATTCTGGGATTCATCGGTGCATCCATTATCATGACCCTGCTGGCCGAAGCCCGCGGTGAAGAATGGGCCTACGCCATGATCAACAACGGCGTTCTGGCCTGGGCCAACGGTCTGCGCGGCTGGTTCTTCGCCATTGCCTTCGTCAGCATCGGCCTGAGCATTAGCTACCGCGAACTCAAGGAACCCCTGAAGGGCGGCAAGGCGCTGATCCTGTACGTCTGCGGTCAGAGCTTTAACCTGATGCTCACTGCCTTCGTGGCCTACATCATGTTCATGGTCCTTTTCCGCGACGTAACCGACCGACTGATGGGCATGGGCCTGTAA
- a CDS encoding radical SAM protein gives MGETKRNSLAGRVRQWWEYKVLLEPKDWMQIEVTSKCNAACAYCPRTVYREHWHDRFMSLDTFRCLLPTLGKTKLAYLQGWGEPFLHPEFPTMVRLAKEAGCTVGVTTNGMLLTEKRLIQAMDAGLDILAFSLTGTTPEHNDPARAGAPFVKVLEKMDMVRRIKEERKATKPVVHIAYMLLRSGLDDLEGLPRLMADHGVEQAVVSVLDFEPGVELSEEVLAPQDEAVRHALEERFTAVREAGAALGVIIHTPSFAPKTDDDPVCAENVGHALFVSADGEISPCVYANVPVDQAEYARQGQPAPYSRVTFGNVNDELLPVLWRGKTYEQFREGLEKNRPATICRNCPKRKR, from the coding sequence GTGGGCGAGACGAAACGGAATTCCTTGGCTGGGAGAGTGCGGCAATGGTGGGAATACAAGGTGTTGCTGGAGCCCAAGGACTGGATGCAAATCGAGGTCACGTCCAAATGCAACGCGGCCTGCGCCTACTGTCCGCGAACGGTGTACCGCGAGCACTGGCATGACCGCTTCATGTCGTTGGACACCTTTCGCTGCTTGCTGCCGACCCTGGGCAAGACCAAGCTGGCCTATTTGCAAGGGTGGGGAGAGCCGTTTCTGCATCCGGAATTTCCGACCATGGTCCGGCTGGCCAAGGAGGCTGGATGTACCGTGGGCGTGACCACCAACGGCATGCTTTTGACCGAGAAGCGGCTAATCCAGGCCATGGACGCCGGCCTGGATATCCTGGCCTTTTCCCTGACCGGTACGACTCCTGAGCACAATGATCCGGCCCGGGCCGGAGCCCCGTTCGTCAAGGTGCTGGAGAAGATGGACATGGTTCGCCGGATCAAGGAAGAGCGCAAGGCCACGAAGCCGGTGGTGCACATCGCCTACATGCTGCTGCGCTCCGGCCTGGACGACCTGGAAGGATTGCCCCGGCTGATGGCCGATCATGGCGTGGAACAGGCCGTGGTCAGCGTCCTGGATTTCGAGCCGGGAGTGGAATTGTCAGAGGAAGTGCTTGCGCCCCAGGATGAGGCAGTGCGCCATGCCTTGGAAGAGCGCTTCACCGCAGTGCGTGAAGCCGGAGCAGCCCTGGGTGTGATCATCCATACCCCAAGCTTTGCTCCCAAGACCGATGACGATCCGGTTTGCGCGGAAAACGTCGGGCACGCCCTGTTCGTCTCCGCTGACGGTGAGATCTCTCCCTGCGTCTACGCCAACGTCCCCGTGGACCAGGCCGAATATGCCCGCCAGGGGCAACCCGCGCCATACAGCCGGGTCACTTTCGGCAATGTCAACGACGAACTACTCCCAGTGCTCTGGCGCGGCAAAACCTACGAGCAGTTCCGCGAAGGCCTGGAAAAAAATAGACCGGCGACGATTTGCCGGAATTGTCCGAAGCGGAAGAGATGA
- a CDS encoding c-type heme family protein, giving the protein MRNSDTADQPGKGPFFNKPLGFRSRFLAATGLSLLLVCFAGAYLIYQRESAQMEKHAYEKTMMVMAAVEASRKYVRDELRPLMSEEFGEEFFMVQAMSTSYVGRAVMDNFNQVLPHYEYRRVARNARNPRSEANSLELSMINLFQLNPELLNWQGTLNVEGEKQFMRFKPVYFEESCMSCHGDPVHAPRDMLNMYGTERGFWNQPGDLAGVMAVGIPVHKALAEIRDQAASVFFSLFLGATLFFLLMAFIFNRAVVNNLHGVLNIFRGEVEEKSLQGFLPKPNPMDPRDEIQELTEAAVSMAEHLNRTRQELKEHAHNLEDKVVRRTAALQQSEQMLQQKVLARKQELQTLNALAELTTAAVSLSEILPQVQQRALQVFPAQGSGIYLCDKANQQLTLQYQENAADLPLTIPMQHIIPTVLAARPNRLVDAIAQAAKGQASCFDRRGASGNLNVPLLCRGEILGVLSFIGVDCKLVTQEQMELLLSIGRQIGIAVESLQNMEKLLQSKELLQSVFDGITDQVVLMGRDFGIRMVNKAYTKRYNVDSEEVLGRKCYEIHGSGEKPCKECGLQRAMSTKSAVVYESRCPAQDDIFQVHCYPVMDEQGKVESVIRYVKEITDQKQMEQQIQQTEKMVAMGQLAAGVAHEINNPLGVILCYLDLLKRQLADYPQGLKDLSTIEKQALNCKRIVGDLLHFARSQETKKQPASFNQILEDVLVMVGEQFKKQGVVTELNLDPDLPKLSMDTHKMKQVVLNLIMNAHQAMGRKNGKITLHTSRLAEKQSIIFTIRDNGQGIPEYLQDKIFDPFFSTKRTGEGTGLGLSVSYGIIREHGGKISVQSKPGEWTEFRIELPLGGGSE; this is encoded by the coding sequence ATGCGTAATTCGGACACAGCAGACCAACCAGGCAAAGGCCCTTTTTTCAACAAGCCTTTGGGATTCAGGTCCAGATTTCTGGCGGCCACCGGACTGAGTTTGCTTCTGGTCTGCTTCGCCGGAGCCTACCTGATTTATCAGCGTGAGTCGGCGCAGATGGAAAAACACGCCTATGAAAAGACCATGATGGTCATGGCCGCGGTAGAGGCCAGCCGCAAGTACGTCCGCGACGAGCTGCGCCCGCTTATGTCCGAAGAATTCGGCGAGGAGTTCTTCATGGTCCAGGCCATGTCCACCTCCTACGTCGGACGGGCCGTGATGGACAATTTCAACCAAGTCCTGCCCCACTACGAATACCGGCGCGTGGCCCGCAACGCCCGCAATCCCAGGTCCGAGGCCAACAGCCTGGAACTGTCCATGATCAACCTGTTCCAGCTCAATCCGGAACTGCTGAACTGGCAGGGAACGCTGAATGTCGAAGGTGAAAAGCAATTCATGCGCTTCAAGCCCGTCTACTTCGAGGAATCCTGCATGAGCTGTCATGGAGATCCGGTCCACGCCCCGCGGGACATGCTGAACATGTACGGAACCGAGCGCGGGTTCTGGAACCAGCCCGGCGATCTGGCCGGGGTGATGGCCGTGGGCATCCCGGTACACAAGGCCCTGGCCGAAATCCGGGACCAGGCTGCCTCGGTCTTCTTTTCCCTGTTTCTCGGCGCCACCCTCTTTTTTCTGCTCATGGCCTTCATCTTCAACCGGGCCGTGGTCAACAACCTGCACGGCGTGCTGAACATTTTCCGTGGCGAGGTGGAAGAAAAAAGTCTGCAGGGGTTTTTACCCAAGCCCAATCCCATGGACCCTCGGGATGAAATTCAGGAGCTGACCGAAGCCGCCGTGAGCATGGCCGAGCACCTGAACAGAACCCGCCAGGAACTCAAGGAACACGCTCATAACCTGGAAGACAAGGTTGTCCGCAGAACCGCGGCGTTGCAGCAATCGGAACAAATGCTCCAGCAAAAGGTTCTGGCCAGAAAGCAGGAACTGCAAACCCTGAATGCTTTGGCGGAATTGACCACAGCCGCGGTATCGCTTTCCGAAATCCTGCCCCAGGTCCAGCAACGCGCCCTGCAAGTCTTCCCTGCCCAAGGCTCCGGCATCTACCTCTGCGACAAGGCCAATCAGCAATTGACGCTGCAATACCAGGAAAACGCCGCCGACCTGCCACTCACCATTCCAATGCAACACATCATTCCCACGGTTCTGGCGGCCCGACCCAATCGCCTGGTGGACGCCATTGCCCAGGCCGCCAAAGGACAGGCCAGCTGCTTCGACCGCCGGGGGGCGTCCGGCAACCTGAACGTTCCCCTGCTCTGCCGCGGCGAAATCCTTGGGGTCCTCTCTTTCATTGGCGTGGACTGCAAGCTCGTCACCCAGGAACAGATGGAACTCCTGCTCTCCATCGGCCGTCAGATCGGCATCGCCGTGGAAAGCTTGCAAAACATGGAAAAGCTGCTCCAAAGCAAGGAACTGCTCCAATCCGTTTTTGACGGGATCACCGACCAAGTGGTGCTGATGGGCCGGGATTTTGGCATCCGAATGGTCAACAAGGCTTATACCAAGCGCTACAATGTGGATTCAGAAGAAGTCTTGGGCCGAAAGTGCTACGAGATCCACGGAAGCGGGGAAAAACCGTGCAAGGAGTGCGGCCTGCAGAGGGCGATGAGCACCAAGTCTGCGGTGGTTTATGAAAGCAGGTGTCCGGCTCAGGATGATATCTTTCAGGTGCACTGCTATCCGGTCATGGACGAACAGGGGAAGGTGGAAAGCGTCATTCGTTACGTCAAGGAAATCACCGACCAGAAACAGATGGAGCAGCAAATCCAGCAGACCGAAAAAATGGTGGCCATGGGCCAGTTGGCCGCCGGCGTTGCCCATGAAATCAACAACCCCCTGGGAGTCATTCTCTGTTACCTGGATCTGCTCAAACGCCAACTCGCCGACTACCCCCAGGGATTGAAAGACCTGAGCACCATTGAAAAGCAGGCACTGAACTGCAAACGAATTGTTGGCGACCTGCTCCATTTCGCCCGCAGCCAGGAAACCAAGAAGCAACCTGCTTCCTTCAATCAAATCCTGGAAGACGTCCTGGTCATGGTCGGCGAGCAATTCAAAAAGCAAGGGGTTGTCACGGAACTGAACCTGGACCCCGATCTGCCGAAACTGAGCATGGACACCCACAAAATGAAACAGGTGGTCTTGAATCTGATTATGAACGCACATCAGGCCATGGGCCGCAAGAACGGCAAAATAACATTGCACACCAGTCGGTTGGCGGAGAAACAGTCCATTATTTTCACCATCCGGGATAACGGTCAGGGTATACCGGAATATCTCCAGGACAAAATTTTCGATCCTTTTTTCAGCACAAAACGCACCGGAGAGGGAACAGGGCTGGGTCTCTCGGTCAGTTACGGCATTATCCGCGAGCATGGCGGGAAGATCAGCGTGCAGAGCAAGCCCGGAGAGTGGACGGAATTCCGAATCGAACTGCCTCTGGGCGGAGGCAGCGAGTGA
- a CDS encoding NF038143 family protein translates to MSLNLREKYDIILDHERQFAYRLAKDVVKKPEVSVWMILLPVLFVHHMMKMTQYKEGIHTFAKNILGTKMKALDKALQDVETGEIQNYGPADYFPNVPLDSEQEIELADKQIRVLSLMEKHYRTLLEQSGGTLEDLVRGAYGSSGTYRYYINKLVEAEEGINRHLRQNFHTSEESGAVMRRIEERMAEMREEELRFFFQGEAV, encoded by the coding sequence TTGTCACTGAATTTACGTGAAAAGTACGATATAATCCTCGACCATGAACGGCAGTTCGCCTACCGCCTGGCCAAGGACGTTGTCAAAAAGCCCGAGGTTTCAGTCTGGATGATCCTCCTGCCGGTGCTCTTCGTGCACCACATGATGAAAATGACCCAGTACAAAGAAGGTATCCATACGTTCGCAAAAAACATCCTGGGCACAAAAATGAAGGCATTGGACAAGGCTCTTCAGGACGTTGAAACCGGGGAAATCCAGAACTACGGCCCAGCGGACTATTTTCCCAACGTTCCGCTGGACTCCGAGCAGGAGATCGAACTGGCCGACAAGCAGATCAGGGTTCTGAGCCTCATGGAAAAGCACTATCGAACCCTGCTTGAACAATCCGGCGGCACCTTGGAAGATTTGGTCCGGGGCGCATACGGATCATCCGGAACGTATCGGTACTACATAAATAAGCTTGTTGAGGCCGAAGAGGGGATCAACCGCCATTTACGGCAGAACTTCCATACCTCCGAGGAGTCCGGGGCGGTCATGAGACGGATCGAGGAACGGATGGCGGAGATGCGGGAGGAAGAGTTGCGGTTTTTCTTTCAGGGAGAGGCGGTTTGA
- a CDS encoding ATP-binding protein: MDEIFQLSQSQLKFLNKPYRRALLQAPELSTRLCIVLGPRGIGKTTALAQHLMDQVGGDVLSREILYVQADHFLIRNRHLYEIAEHFVNIGGRVVCFDEIHKYPAWSMELKSMADTFPELKILASGSSALEIHRTSHDLSRRAVQKQVWGLSFREYLELSLDVRLSTYVLEQILSEHATISLQIVDRLAPRKILAFFNDYLRHGYYPFFFAEPNETIFQQILNQNLLATLEGDLVAVHPALTGNSIKRIDRLLRVLSTSVPFTPDLKKLTELTEIGDQRTLKTYLKLLEDSGLTRSLLRTSKGLRAMEKPEKIFLNNPNLIHAFAARADRGTLRETFFLSMLAPLHEVLAPERGDFLVNDTHVFEIGGRKKTFEQIKDAKQAFLALDEMEHGFGSRIPLWLFGFLY; encoded by the coding sequence ATGGACGAAATTTTCCAACTCAGCCAGTCTCAGCTGAAATTCTTGAACAAACCATATCGGAGGGCCTTACTCCAAGCCCCGGAACTGTCAACACGACTGTGCATTGTCCTCGGACCGCGGGGGATCGGCAAGACCACGGCCCTGGCCCAGCACCTGATGGACCAGGTCGGCGGGGATGTGCTTAGCCGGGAAATTCTGTATGTCCAGGCCGACCATTTCCTGATCCGGAACAGGCACTTGTACGAGATCGCTGAACACTTCGTAAACATTGGGGGGCGGGTCGTCTGTTTTGACGAGATCCACAAGTATCCCGCATGGTCCATGGAACTCAAATCCATGGCGGACACCTTTCCCGAGCTAAAGATTCTGGCTTCGGGCAGTTCCGCCCTGGAAATCCATCGCACCAGTCATGATTTAAGTCGGCGGGCCGTCCAGAAACAGGTCTGGGGGCTGTCCTTCCGGGAATATCTGGAACTTTCCCTGGACGTCAGGCTATCGACGTATGTTCTGGAACAGATTCTGTCCGAGCACGCAACCATCAGCCTGCAAATCGTGGATCGATTGGCCCCGCGTAAAATTCTGGCCTTTTTCAACGACTACCTGCGCCACGGGTACTATCCATTTTTCTTCGCTGAACCGAATGAGACGATTTTCCAACAAATCCTGAACCAAAACCTTCTGGCCACCCTGGAAGGCGATCTGGTGGCTGTGCACCCGGCCTTGACCGGCAACAGCATCAAACGCATCGATCGATTGCTTCGTGTTTTATCGACCTCCGTGCCATTTACACCGGATTTAAAAAAATTAACCGAACTCACGGAGATCGGTGATCAGCGAACCCTCAAAACATATCTCAAACTTCTGGAAGACTCCGGACTGACCCGGTCCCTGCTCCGGACTTCCAAGGGGCTACGGGCCATGGAAAAGCCTGAAAAGATCTTCCTGAACAACCCCAACCTGATCCACGCCTTTGCCGCCAGGGCGGATCGGGGAACTCTCCGGGAAACCTTTTTCTTGTCCATGCTCGCTCCGTTACACGAGGTGTTGGCTCCGGAGAGAGGAGATTTCCTGGTTAATGATACCCATGTCTTCGAAATTGGTGGACGCAAGAAAACCTTCGAGCAGATCAAGGACGCCAAGCAGGCCTTCCTGGCCCTGGATGAAATGGAACACGGCTTCGGCTCGCGCATCCCCCTCTGGCTCTTCGGCTTTCTGTATTGA
- a CDS encoding IS110 family transposase: MKIVFNFTLGVDLGDKQSVVCIIDSAGNVQESLKVASTKKAFKEFFTKYSGNLVALENGTHSPWASRLLKELGCQVLVGNARKLPSIWRSTIKTDFRDAETLARIARFDPKLLYPIFHRSVAAQADLAIIKARDMLVQTRSGLINHVRGAVKSMGQRLPASSAEAMAKRAKDHIPETLKPALIPLLTQIEQLNKTIKEYDRQIENISKEKYPETEVLRQVTGVGPITALAFVLTLEDPARFQKSREVGPALGLVPRKDQSGEMDKQLRITKCGNIYLRQLLVNCAHYILGPFGPDCELKRFGEKISQHGGKIAKKRAVIAVARKLAVLLHRLWVTGEVYDPFYNQPKAIKKAA, encoded by the coding sequence ATGAAAATAGTATTCAACTTTACACTCGGTGTCGACCTTGGCGACAAGCAAAGCGTTGTTTGCATTATTGATTCAGCCGGCAACGTCCAGGAAAGCTTGAAAGTTGCATCAACGAAAAAAGCCTTCAAGGAGTTCTTTACCAAATACTCTGGGAACTTGGTTGCCCTTGAAAATGGAACCCACTCGCCCTGGGCCAGTCGTCTGTTGAAAGAACTGGGATGCCAGGTTCTGGTGGGCAATGCTCGCAAGCTTCCTTCCATCTGGCGCAGTACGATCAAGACAGACTTTCGTGATGCCGAAACCCTTGCCCGAATTGCGAGGTTTGACCCCAAGCTGCTGTATCCGATCTTTCACCGAAGTGTAGCAGCTCAAGCGGACCTGGCAATCATTAAGGCCAGAGATATGTTGGTTCAAACTAGGTCCGGATTGATCAATCATGTTCGTGGAGCGGTGAAGTCAATGGGACAACGTCTGCCTGCTTCCAGCGCCGAGGCAATGGCCAAAAGAGCTAAGGACCATATCCCCGAAACCTTGAAGCCAGCCCTGATTCCGTTGCTTACACAAATTGAGCAGCTGAACAAGACAATCAAGGAGTATGATCGCCAGATAGAGAATATAAGCAAGGAAAAGTACCCTGAAACCGAAGTATTGCGACAGGTGACCGGGGTTGGTCCTATAACCGCTTTGGCGTTTGTCCTGACTCTGGAAGATCCCGCCCGTTTCCAGAAAAGTCGAGAGGTTGGACCGGCCTTGGGATTGGTTCCCCGCAAGGATCAATCCGGAGAAATGGACAAGCAGCTTCGGATCACCAAATGCGGCAACATCTACCTGCGTCAACTGCTGGTCAATTGTGCACACTATATCCTTGGACCTTTTGGGCCTGACTGCGAATTGAAGCGATTTGGAGAAAAAATATCTCAGCATGGCGGCAAGATAGCTAAAAAGCGCGCTGTCATCGCAGTGGCCAGAAAGTTGGCGGTTCTACTGCACAGGTTATGGGTGACGGGCGAGGTCTATGATCCATTTTACAATCAGCCAAAAGCCATTAAAAAGGCAGCCTGA
- a CDS encoding NF038143 family protein: protein MATDPESKRLKAQLKAILTEEREFASRVVYYRRAETQPPWWHNFIPFKFLVEYFGRRKETTQFSQKHLRFKETALRAAEEAVRSGNTERARQEMKGELREFWMREQKLESREVYENLSTMMDLLLDHYLRLLQTKEGEYLLMLRGAYRNRAGYQEFLTSMEQVEHAVDQGVLEALGKTWPDPYIQSKQKAIRDVRKRELDDAF, encoded by the coding sequence TTGGCTACTGATCCCGAATCCAAACGTCTCAAGGCCCAACTCAAGGCTATCCTGACGGAGGAACGCGAGTTCGCCTCCAGGGTGGTTTATTACCGCCGTGCCGAGACTCAGCCGCCGTGGTGGCACAACTTCATCCCTTTCAAATTTCTGGTTGAATACTTCGGTCGCAGAAAGGAAACCACACAGTTCAGCCAAAAGCATCTGCGCTTCAAGGAAACGGCCTTGCGGGCAGCAGAGGAAGCTGTCCGGTCGGGGAACACGGAGCGCGCCCGTCAGGAAATGAAGGGGGAATTGCGGGAATTCTGGATGCGTGAGCAGAAGCTGGAGTCACGGGAAGTCTATGAGAACCTGTCCACCATGATGGACCTGCTCCTGGATCACTATCTGCGACTGCTGCAAACCAAAGAAGGGGAATACCTGCTGATGCTTCGCGGAGCGTACCGGAACCGGGCCGGATACCAGGAATTCCTGACCAGCATGGAGCAGGTGGAGCATGCCGTGGACCAGGGAGTCCTTGAGGCTCTGGGAAAAACCTGGCCGGACCCGTACATCCAGAGCAAGCAAAAGGCCATTCGGGACGTTCGCAAACGCGAACTGGACGACGCTTTTTGA